ACCGCGCTGCGCACGCCCGACATCGCCGCGCTCGGCATCGCCTACGTGCCCGAGACCATGGGCATTTTCTCGGACCTGACGGTCAAGGAGAACATGCTGCTGGCCGCGCGCAGCGCGAAGAACGCCGACGCCATCGACGACACGCGCCTGAAGTGGATCTTCCAGCTCTTCCCCGCGGTCGAGAAGTTCTGGAACCACCCGGCCGGCAAGCTCTCGGGCGGGCAGAAGCAGATGCTGGCCGTCTCGCGCGCCATCGTCGAGCCGCGCGAGCTGCTCATCATCGACGAGCCCAGCAAGGGCCTCGCGCCCGTGATGATCAACAACATGATCGACGCCTTCGCCCAGCTCAAGGCGAGCGGCGTGACCATCCTGCTGGTGGAGCAGAACATCCATTTCGCGCAGCGCCTGGGCGACACCGTAGCCGTGATGGACAACGGCCGCGTGGTGCACAGCGGCCCCATGGCCGCGTTCTCGGCGGACGAACGACTGCAGCAATCGCTGCTGGGGCTGGCCTTATGAAAACCGACTTCGACTGGACGCCACTGGCCCTGGTGCCCGTGCTCGCGCTCATCGCGCTGCCGCTCACGGGCTCCCTCTCGACCTGGCTCACGCTCACGGTCGCCGGCCTGGCGATGGGCATGATCATCTTCATCATCGCCTCCGGCCTCACGCTGATCTTCGGCCTGATGGACGTGCTCAACTTCGGCCACGGCGTGTTCATCGCGCTGGGCGCCTTCGTCGCGAGCAGCGTGCTCGGGCTGATGGGCGACTGGACGGGCTCGGGCGAGCTGTGGCGCAACCTGGTGGCGGTGTTCCCGGCCATGCTGGTGGCGATGCTCGTGGCCGGCGCGGTCGGCCTCGCCTTCGAGCGCTTCATCGTGCGGCCGGTGTACGGCCAGCACTTGAAGCAGATCCTCATCACCATGGGCGGGATGATCATCGGCGAAGAGCTGATCAAGGTCATCTGGGGCCCGGCGCAGATCCCGCTGCCGCTGCCCGAGGCGTTGCGCGGCTCGGTCTTCGTGGCCGATGCGGCGATCAGCAAGTACCGGCTGCTGGCCGTCGCGGTGGGCCTGGTCGTCTTCGGCCTGCTGGCCTGGACGCTCGGACGGACCAAGATCGGCCTCCTGATCCGCGCCGGCGTGCAGGACCGCGAGATGGTCGAGTCGCTCGGCTACCGCATCGGCCGCTTGTTCGTCGGCGTGTTCGTGGTGGGCAGCGCGCTCGCGGGCCTGGGCGGCGTGATGTGGGGGCTGTTCCAGCAGAACCTGATTCCGCAGATGGGCGCGCAGGTCAACGTGCTGATCTTCATCGTCATCATCATCGGCGGGCTGGGGTCGACGGGCGGGGCGCTCATCGGCGCGCTGCTGGTCGGGCTGATGACCAACTACATCGGCTTCCTGGTGCCGACGCTCACGCAGTTCGCGAGCATCTTCCTGATGGTCGCGGTGCTGCTGTGGCGGCCGCAGGGCGTGTATCCCGTGGCGAGCAGCCGGTGAGGGCGAAGTCATGTTGAAACGACTCCTCTCCAACGACATGCCGCGCAGCCGCGTGCTCGCGCTGCTGCTGCTGGCCGTGCTGCTGGGCCTGGCCTTCGCGCCCTTCATCTTCCCGGGCGTCAAGGCGCTCAGCGTGGCGGCCAAGATCCTGGTCTTCATCGTGCTGGTCGCGAGCTTCGACCTGCTGCTGGGCTACACCGGCATCGTGAGTTTCGCGCACACGATGTTCTTCGGCATCGGCGCCTACGGCATCGCCATCTCGGCCAGCCGGCTGGGCGCGGGCTGGGACGCGCTCTTCATCGGCCTGGGCGCGTCGCTTGCCGTGTCGCTGGTGCTGGCGCTGGCCATCGGGCTGTTCTCGCTGCGGGTGCGCGCGATCTTCTTCGCGATGATCACGCTGGCGGTGGCTTCGGCCTTCCAGACGCTGGCGTCGCAGCTGTCGGACTTCACCGGCGGCGAAGACGGCCTGACCTTCAAGCTGCCCGAGCTGATCTCGCCGAGCTTCGAGTTCGCCGACGAGCCCTTCCTTGGTGTCTCGCTGGACGGTCGGCTGCTCTGCTACTACCTGCTCTTCGTGGCGGCGGTGGTGCTGGTGCTCGCGCTGCTGCGCATCGTGAACTCGCCCTTCGGCCGCGTGCTGCAGGCGATCCGCGAGAACGAATTCCGCGCCGAGGCCATCGGCTACCGCGTGGTGGTCTACCGCACGACCGCCGCCGTGCTGTCGGCCCTGTTCGCCACGCTCGCCGGCGCGATGCTCGCGATCTGGCTGCGCTACAACGGGCCGGACACGTCGCTGAGCTTCGAGATCATGGTCGACGTGCTGCTGATCGTGGTGATCGGCGGCATGGGCACCATCTACGGCGCGGCGCTGGGCGCGGTGCTCTTCGTCATCGCACAGAGCTACCTGCAGGACCTGCTCAAGCTCGGCAGCGAAGCGGCCAGCGGTCTGCCTTGGCTGGCGGCGCTGCTGTCGCCGGACCGCTGGCTGCTGTGGCTGGGCGTGCTGTTCGTGCTGTCCGTCTATTACTTCCCGACGGGCATCGTCGGCAAACTCCGGGCGAGGGCCTTGCGATGACTCCCACTTCGAACTACGCGCAACTGCTGGGCCGCGAAATCCACTGGATGGACTGGGGGCCGAAGGAGGGCGCCGCCGTCATTGCCTGGCATGGCCTGGCGCGCACCGGCCGCGACATGGACGAGTTGGCCGATCATCTGGCGGGGCAGGGCTTCCGCGTGATCTGCCCCGACACCCTCGGCCGCGGCCTGAGCCAGTGGAGCCCGCTGCCGGACGCCGAATACCAGCTCTCGTTCTACGCCTGGCTGGCCGAGGCGCTGTGCGATGCGCTCCAGCTTGATCGTGTCCACTGGGTCGGCACCTCGATGGGCGGTGCCATCGGCACGGTCTGCGCGTCGGGCCTCTTCGCGCCGCGCATGAAGGCGCGCATGGCCAGCCTGGTGCTCAACGACAACGCGCCCGAACTCGCGAGCGCCGCCGTCGAGCGCATCAAGGCCTACGCCGGCAACCCACCGGCCTTTGCCACCGTGGCGGAGCTTGAGGCCTTCTTCCGCACGGTCTACAAGCCCTACGGCTGGCTCAGCGATGCCCAGTGGCGGCGACTCACCGAGACCTCGACGCGCCGCCTGCCCGACGGCCGCGTGACGCCGCACTACGACCCGGCCATGGTTCGCCAGTTCACGGCGCACGACAACGACTACCTGATCTGGTCCCACTGGGACGCCATCGAGGTGCCGGTGCTGTGCCTGCGCGGCGTCGATTCCGACCTGGTGCTGCCGGAGGCCGTGGCCGAGATGCGCGCGCGCGGGCCTGGCGCCGCCGGCCTGCTGAAGGTGATCGAGGTGCCGGGCTGCGGTCACGCGCCGGCGCTCAACGTGCCCGAGCAGCTGCTGCCGATCGAGGCCTTCTTGCGCCTGGCGGCCTGAAAAGGTCTGGCGGCGCAGTGCCATAGGTCGTTCGTTGTAGGAAGGCCGAACGGCGAAAAGGGGGCCGAGGAACCGGTTGCCGCGGGCGGGGCCGCCACCTAGGATGGGGTGCAACCCTTCCTTTCCTCGCCGTGTCCGACTCCCTCCTGGGCGAACCGCCCTTGTCAGCGTCGTCCCGCTTCGAACAGGCTGCATCGGCCGGTGTGCCCGTTCGCGCCTCGTTCTCGATCGAGCCGCGAGAGAGCGACGGCGCAGAGCGCTCCGCGGCCGCCGAGCGACGCGCGAAGAAGGCACGAGCGGACGCGATCGGCGCGAACCTGATCCGGCAATACATGAACGATGCGCTGCATCGGCACACGCTGGGGCTCCTGCTGGCATCGACCATGGCGGCCCTGTGCTGGCCGTATGCGCCGGCCGAGGCCGTATTGCTGTGGCTCGGTCTGGTGCTGGCCGGCGCCTACGTGCGGCTGCACTCGGCCCGGCATTTCGTCGACGTGGTCGATCGTGACGGGCCGTCCGCACGGCAGGCCTTCGTGCGACGGTTGGTTCCTTTCTATGTCGTCATGGGGGGCGTCTGGGCTTCTTCGTTGCTGCTGTTCGCAGCGCGCAGCGAGGGCCTGCGGGGCTTCGCCTGCTGGGCCGTGCTGGCGGCGCTGATCTACGGGGCGGCGCAGCGGCTGGCGGTCCTGCCTGCGCTGTGGAAGGCGTTCGTCCCCACCTTCTTCGTGGGCGTCTTCTGCTACTTCGCCTACGCCGCTGCCACGGGGCCCGATGCCGGTTGGGGCGCGCTGGGCTTCGTTCCGCTGTGCGTCGCGCAGTTCTTCTTCCTTCGCCGCCTGTCGACCGATGGGCTGCGCCTCCAGTCGGCGCTGTACGGCGCGCAGTACGACCTGGCCTGCAAGTCCGAGGAGGCGCTGGCCGCGGTGGTCGCCAAGAACAAGTTCCTGGCCGCCGCCACGCACGACATGCGCCAGCCGGTGATCGCGATGGGTCTGTACGCGGAGTTTCTGGAGGCGGAGCCCGACAGCTACGACGAGCTGGCGCCGAAGATCGGCCGCGCCGCCCAGGTCGTCAACCGGCTCTTCGACTCGCTCTTCGACCTGTCGGCCTTCGATGCGGGGCAGGTCCGTCTGACGGTGTCGCCGGTCTCGGTCGCTTCGGTCATCCGCGCCCTGCAGGAGGAATACGAACCCCTCGCCAACGCCAAGGGGCTGACGCTGCGGGTCCGGGTGCGGGATGCCGTCCTCCATACCGATGAAGTCAGGCTCCGGCGCATGATCGGCAACGTCCTGTCGAACGCGATCAAGTACACGCCGCCGGGTCGCAAGGTGCTCCTGGCGGTGCGCCCGGCCGGCGCCCGGATGCGGGTCGAGGTGTGGGACCAGGGCATCGGCATCCCCGCCGCCCAGATCGAGAAGGTGTTCCAGGAGTTCTTCCGCGCCGAGGGCGGCAGCCAGCTCGCGCCCGATGGCCTGGGCATCGGCCTGGCGCTGGTAGCGCGGCTGGCCGACGCGCTGCGCACGCGCGTCTCGATCGATTCGGTCGAAGGGCGGGGCACCCGCGTGTCGCTCACGCTGGGCGACGTGGAGGCGGAGCCCGCCAGGCGCATTCAGCTCTCGGCGGCGTCCGGTTGAGGGTCACCGCTGCGGCGGCTCCTGGCGATCAGGCGCGCCGTCAGGTCGGCGGCCATCCGCAGGCGTTTCAGGTCGCGGTGCGTCAACGCTTCGTTCGGGGCGGTGCTGAAGCAGCAAAGCGTGCCGTAGACGTCGCCGTCCGGCAGCACGATCGGCACGCTCAGGTGCGCGCCGATCGGCACCGGCGGACGCGGGAGTTCCGCGAGGTTCGGCAACTTCTGCACATCCGTGACGAGCTGCGGCAGCCGACCGTCGACCACGCGTTGGCAGAAGCTCCGTTCCAGGGCATCCGAGCTGCCCTCGGCACCCCGCCATCGGTTGTCGGCCGCGTCGACCTGGCGGTACACCCGGCGGCCTTCCGTGAAGTGCGAGACGAAGGCCACGTCCATGGCGAGATGTTCGCGCATGAGCTTGAGCACCTCGCGCACCGAGCGGTCGACCTGCTCGTGGCTCATGTCGACGGTCACGACCGCGACCCGCTTCAGTTCCTCTTCGAAATCGTTGTCCATCCGGCAGGCCCTTGCACGACGGTCAGCGCTTCTTGGCGCCGAAGATGCCGCCCAGCACGCCACGCAAGATTTCCTTGCCGACGTTGGTGCCCACGGTGCGCACCGCGGATTTCGCCATGGTCTGCACCAGCCCGTCGCGCTTGCCGCCGCGCGGGCCGGTCGAGCCGAACAGCAGGTCGTTCAGGAAGCCGCCTTCGGCGGGCGCGCCGGGCTTGGCGGCGCCGGCCTTGCCGACCGTGGGGGCGGGGGCATCGGGCGCGCTCTCTGCGCGCCCCTTGAGCTTCTCGTAGGCCGACTCGCGGTCCACCGTCTTCTCGTAGACGCCGGCCACCAGCGAGTCGGCGATGAGCTGCTGGCGCTGCGCCGGCGTGATCGGGCCGAGCTGGCTGCCCGGCGGCAGCACGAACACGCGCTCGGTCACGCTGGGCCGGCCCTTGGCGTCGAGGAAGCTCACGAGCGCCTCGCCCACGGCCAGCTCGGTGATGGCGGCCTCGATGTCGAGCCCCGGCTTCTGGCGCATGGTGGTGGCCGTGGCCTTGACGGCCTTCTGGTCGCGCGGCGTGAAGGCCCGCAGCGCGTGCTGCACCCGGTTGCCCAGTTGGGCGAGCACCGAATCGGGAATGTCCAGCGGGTTCTGCGTGACGAAGAACACGCCCACGCCCTTGGAGCGCACGAGGCGCACCACCAGCTCGATGCGTTCGACCAGCGCCTTGGGCGCCTCGTTGAACAGCAGGTGGGCCTCGTCGAAGAAGAAGACCAGCTTGGGCTGGTCGGGGTCGCCGATCTCGGGCAGCTGCTCGAACAGCTCGGACAGCATCCACAGCAGGAAGGTCGCGTAGAGCCGCGGCGAGTTCATCAGCTTGTCGGCCGTGAGGATGTTGATCACCCCCTTGCCGCCGACCGTCTGCATGAAGTCCTGGATGTTGAGCATCGGCTCGCCGAAGAACTTGTCGCCGCCCTGGCCCTCGATCTGCAGCAGGCCGCGCTGGATGGCGCCCACGCTGGCGGCGCTGATGTTGCCGTACTCGGTGGTGAACTGGCTGGCGTTCTCGCCGACGTACTGCAGCATGGCCCGCAGGTCCTTCAGGTCGAGCAGCAGCATGCCGCTGTCGTCGGCGACCTTGAAGACCAGGTTCAGCACGCCGGCCTGGGTTTCGTTCAGGTCGAGCATGCGGCCCAGCAGCAGCGGACCCATGTCGGAGATGGTGGCCCGCACCGGGTGGCCCTGTTCGCCGAACACGTCCCACAGCGTGACGGGGCAGGCGAGGGGGGCGGGCGCTTCGATGCCGCGTTCCTTCAGCGTCGCGGCCAGCTTGTCGCCGATGTGGCCGGCCTGGCTGATGCCCGTGAGGTCGCCCTTCACGTCGGCCATGAACACCGGCACGCCGATGCCCGACAGCTGCTCGGCCAGGGTCTGCAGCGTGACCGTCTTGCCGGTGCCGGTGGCCCCGGTGATCAGGCCGTGCCGGTTGGTCAGGTTCGGCAGCAGGAAGCACTCGGTTGCGTCGTGGCGGGCGATGAGAAGAGGGTCGGCCATGGGGGCTCCGGAAACAGTCGAAAGCGGCAGTCTATCCAACACCCCCTCCTATAATTCGACGCCCCAGGCTTACGTTCCGTGAAATAGTTCCAGGAGTTCCTTTGTCGTCGACCACCCCCACCCCCCTCTCCGCCGATGGCTCCAGCGCTGAACAGACGCCGCTCGAGCTCGAGCTCGCAACCTTGCTGGTCGAATCCCTGAATCTCGAAGTGGCGCCCGCCGAGGTCGACCCGAACGCGCCGCTGTACGGCGACGGCCTGGGCCTCGACTCGATCGACATCCTGGAAGTGGCGCTCGAGGTGTCGCGCCGCTACGGCTTCCAGCTGCGTTCGGACGACGAGCGCAACCAGCAGATCTTCCAGTCGCTTCGAACCCTGGCCACCCACGTTGCCGCGAACCGTACGACGGCTTGAAATGGAACGCCCCCGAAGCGCCCGCGGCGCCTGAAACCCCGATGTCGCGATGGCGCTTGGCGCTCCTGCTGCTGGCAGGGGCGGCGTATGCGGGCCTGTCCCACTGGCTGATGCTGTTCCATCCGCACGCCCCCTGGGCGATGGCGGTGCTGCTGGGCCCGCTCTGGCTCACGGCGCTCGGTCTGGGCGGTTCGCGTTTCGGTGGCTGGGGGCTGCTCGGTGCCACGCTGGCGGGCGTGTTCATCTTCGTCGCGCTCTGGCGCGGCGGCGCGGGCGATCCCAACCGGCTGTACGTGCTGCAGCACGTCGGCATGAACGGGGTGCTGGCCTGCTGGTTCGGCGGCAGCCTGCGCGGCGGGCGGCTCTCGCTCATCGGGCAGTTCGCCCAGCGCGTGCATCCGCTCGGGAAGGGCATGCCGGAGTACACGCGGCAGGTGACCTGGGTCTGGACGATCTACTTCACGGTCACCGCGCTGGTCTCGATCCCCGTCTACCTCTGGTTGCCATTCTCGGTCTGGTCGCTGCTGGCCAATGTGCTGAGCCCAGTGATGGTGGTCGGGCTGTTCGTGGGCGAGCACCTGGTGCGCTACCGCCTGCACCCCGAGTTCGAACGCACCCGCATGATCGATGCGGTGCGGGCTTTCTACGGCGCCACGTCGGCCGAGCCGAACGCCAAGCGCTGACGCGATGACAACGGAGCTGCGCATGTCGAACGATGTTCCTTCCCACCCCTTGCTGGCGACGCGCGACCTCGACGCGCCGCTGGCCTGGCGCGCCGGCGTGCCGGTGTCGGGCCGCAGCTTCCTGGCCGACGTGTCGCGGCAGGCCGAGCGCATGCCGGCTGCCGGCCCGGTGCTGAACCTCTGCAACGACCGCTACGCTTTCGCGGTGGCGCTCGGTGCGGCCCTGCTGCGCGGCCAGGCCAGCCTGCTGCCGCCCGATGCGCGGCCCGAGACGATGGCGCGGCTGACGGCCGAGCACGGAAAACTCACCGCCGTGACCGACGAGCCCTCGCTCGAAACGCCCGGGCTCGAGCGCGTGATGGTCGAGGTCGGTGCCCGTGCGGCCGATGCGCCCTGCGACGTACCGGTCATCGACGGCCACCTGCATGCGGTGAGCCTGCTCACCTCCGGCTCGACCGGCGTGCCGCAGCCGCATGCCAAGAGCTGGCACACGCTGGTGGGCGACGCGGCCGCCGCCGTCGCCCGGCTGGCGCAGTTGCTCGGTCGGCCCTCGCTCGAAGGGCTGACACTGGTCGGCACGGTGCCGGTGCAGCACAGCTACGGGCTGGAATCCACGGCCCTGCTGGCGCTGGTGGGCGGCGCGGCCTTCGACAGCGGCCGGCCCTTCTTCCCGGCCGACATCGTGGCGGCGCTGGCCGTGGTGCCGCGCCCCCGTGCGCTGGTCACCACGCCGTTCCACCTGAAGACGTTGCTGCTGGCCGGCGTCGAGATCCCGCCGGTCGACCTGATCCTGTCGGCCACCGCGCCGCTGTCGCCGCAGCTCGCGGCCCAGGCCGAGCAGGCCACCGGCGGCATGCTCATCGAGATCTACGGCAGCACCGAGTCGGGCCAGGTCGCGACGCGCCGGCCCACGCAGAGCGAGGTGTGGGACACCTTCGGCGAAATCCGCGTCACCGCGCAGCCGGGCGCCGACGGCACCGAGCAGTTCGTCTTCGCCGGCGACTTCATCCCCCAGCCCACGCCGATGGCCGATGTGCTGGAGCTGCTGGACGACCGGCGCTTCCGCCTGTTCGGCCGCGCCAACGACCTGGTCCACGTGGCCGGCAAGCGCAGCTCGCTCGGCCACCTCAACTACCACCTCAACAGCATCCCCGGCGTGGACGACGGCGCCTTCTGGCTGCCCGACGACGTCAGCGACGGCGTGGTGCGGCCGGTGGCTTTCGTGGTCGCGCCCACGCTCGGCGCGGGCGACGTGGTCGCGGCGCTGCGCGCGCGGCTCGAATCCGTCTTCGTGCCGCGACGCGTGGTGCACGTGCCGTCGCTGCCGCGTGAGGGCACCGGCAAGCTGACCGTGCGCGCGCTGCGCGAGTTCGCGCTGTCGCAACTGGCCGCCGACGACACGCCAGTGCAGGTGACGCACGAGATCCCTGCAGACCATCCCGTCTTCGCCGGCCACTTTCCCGGCCAGCCGCTGGTGCCGGGCGCGTTGCTGGTGGCGGAAGTGATGGAGGTGATGCGGCGCGTGCCCGCCATGGCGGCACGGCTCGGTGCGCATCCCACGCTGGCGGCGGTCAAGTTCCTCTCGCCGGTGCGGCCCGGCGCGGCCATCGACATCGCGTTGCACCCCGAGACGGGCGCCGCGCGGGGCGTGCGCTTCGAGGTGCGCTGCGGCGACGTGGTGGCGGCGAGCGGGCGCTGGACGCCATCGGACACACGCTGATGGCGGAACGCGAAGCCGGCCTGCCAGGCGCCAGCGACAAGCGGCCCGGGGCCGCCGGCTGGACGCAAAAGCCCGAGCGCAGCAACATGACGGCGCTGCGCGTCATCTGCTGGATCGCGCTGACCTGCGGTCGACCGCTCACACGCCTGATCCTGCATCCGATCTGCCTTTACTTCCTGCTGTTCGACCCGACGTCGCGGCGCCACATCAAGCGCTATCTGCGCCGGGCCATCGGCCCCCGGGCGGGCTGGGCCGATGGCTATCGGCTGCTGCATGCGTTCGCGTCGACGGTGCTCGACAGGGTGTACTTCCTGCGGGGCCGCATCGACCTCTTCGAGGTGACCATCCAGGGCAATCGACCGGTCGAGGCCGAGGTTTTCGCGGGGCGGGGCGCCTTCCTGCTCGGTGCGCACGTCGGCAGTTTCGAGGCCATGGGGGCCTGCCGCCAGCACAGCAGCGATCAGGGCGCGCTGCCGCTGGCGATGCTGATGTTCACCGACAACGCGCAGCGCATCACCGCGATCCTGGAAGCCATCAGCCTGCCCGAGCTGCGCCCGCACATCATCGCGCTGGGCCGGCCGCATTCGATGCTGGCGCTGCGCGACTGGCTCGACGGCGGCGGGCTGGGCGGCCTGCTGGCCGACCGCACGTTGTCCGACGGCGACGAGATGGGCCAGCGCGGGAACAACCTCACGCTGTCCTTTCTCGGTCATCCGGCCGTGTTCAACGACGGGCCGTTCCGCCTGGCCGCGCTGCTGCGCCGCAAGGTGTTCTTCATGGCGGGGCTCTATCTGGGGGGCGCCCGCTACGATGTCCGCTTCGAGCCGCTGGCCGACTTCAGCGAGCGCGTGGCCGACGTGGCCGAACGGGAACGACGCATCCGCGCAGCGGTCGAAGCCTATGTGGCGCGCCTGGAGGCGCTGTGCCGCGAACATCCCTACAACTGGTTCAACTTCCATGATTTCTGGCTTGAAGACTCGCATTGAGGCACGCGTCGAGAGTGGGCTGCGGCAGGCCCGCTGGGCGCTGGTGGCGCTGGCGTGCGCCGCCGCGCCGGCCTGGGCCTTCGACCTCCATGAACTGATGAGCCTGCTGGCCAAACAGAAGCAGGGCGAGGCCAACTTCACCGAGCAGCGCTACGTGCGCGGCTTCGACGGCCCGCTGGCGGCCAGCGGCACCCTGAGCTTCACGGCGCCGGACCAGCTGGTGCGGCGTACCCTGTCGCCGCGGCCGGAGACGATGGCGGTCGACGGCAACAACCTCACGCTGTCACGCAGCGGTCGCAGCCGCAGCATGACGCTCGACAGCATGCCCGAACTGCAGGGCATGGTCGAAGCGATGCGCGCCACGCTCGCCGGCAACACGCAGGTGCTGCAGCGCTACTTCACCAGCACCGTCGGCGGCAGCGCCAGCGACTGGACGCTCGACCTCGCACCGATCGATGCGCGCCTGGCGTCGCAGGTTGCGACGCTGCGCCTGAGCGGCAAGGCCGGCGAGGTGCTGGGCGTGGAGATGGAGTTCCGCGGCGGCGACCGGTCGGTCATGACGATCTCGCCGAAGCGATGAGCGCCGCCCGGCCGCCCGAAGGCGCTCGCACCGCAGCCCGCAGGGCGGAGGTCTTGGAATGAGCGTTCAGCACGCCGGGCCGAGCCGGGGCCGCCGCACGCTCGTGCTCCTGCTGTGGCTGGCCGCGGTGCTGGCCGGGGTCGCGGTCATTTCGAGTACCCACTTCAGCGCCGACCTGTCGGCCTTCCTGCCGGCCAGCCCCGACGCGCGCCAGCGCGTGCTGATCGAGCAGCTGCAGAGCGGCGTCGCCTCGCGGACGCTGATGGTCGGCCTCGAAGGCGGCAAGGACGCGGCCCAGCGCGCCGACGTGTCGCGCGCCCTCGGCAAGGCGATGCGCGCCAGCGGGCTCTACGAGCAGGTCCAGAACGGCGACCACAGCGAATGGCAGGAAGCCGGCACCTTCGTCTTCGACCGGCGCTACCAGCTGTCGCCGGACGTGACGCCGCAGCGCTTCAGCGTCGACGGCCTGCGCGATGCCGTCACCGACACCATGTCGATGCTCGGTACGCCGGCCGGCAATTTGGTCCGGCCGCTGTTCGAGCGCGATCCGACCGGCGAGACGCAGCGCATCGCCGAAGGGCTGATCCCCGCCACCTCCCCGCGCACGGAGGAGGGCGTGTGGGTGTCGCGCACCGCGCCGCGCGCCATGCTGTTGGCCACGACCAAGGCCTCGGGCAGCGATCTCGATGCGCAAGCGGCCGCCGTCGCCCGCATCGAGACCGAATACGCCAAGGCGACGCAGGGCCTGGGTGCCGAAGCGCCGAAGTTGCAATTGAGCGGCGCCCCGGTGTTCTCGGTGCAGAGCCGCGACAAGATCAAGGGCGAGGCGATCCACCTCGCCATCGTCGGCGCCATCGTGATGGGCTGCCTGCTGCTGGTGGCCTTCGCGTCGCCCAAGGCACTGGTCGTCGCGCTGCTGCCGGTGCTGACCGGCGTGGTCGCGGGCACGGCCGCGGTCGCACTGGTGTTCGGCTCGGTGCACGGCCTCACGATGGGCTTCGGCAGCACGCTGATCGGCGAGACAGTCGACTACGCCATCTACTACCTGATCCAGGCGCGCGGCGCGGCGGTGCCGGGCACCGGCTGGCAGCGCTGGCGCGACCTGAACTGGCCGACGGTGCGCCTGGGCCTGCTCACGTCGGTGTGCGGTTTCGCGGCGCTGCTGTTCTCGGGCTTCCCGGGCTTGGCGCAGCTCGGCGTGTTCTCCATCGCCGGCCTGGTGGCCGCCGCGCTGGTCACGCGCCATGGCCTGCCGATGCTGGCACCCGATGGCGCGACGGGCATCGGCATGCGCCGTCACATGGCACGTGTGGCGAGCGGCATCGTCCAGGCCATGCCGCGGCTGCGCGTCGGCTTCGTCGTGCTGGGCGTGGTGGCGATGGCGCTGATGGCGTGGCAGGGCGGGGCGCTGTGGCGCGCCAGCCTGTCGTCCATGAGCCCGATCTCCAAGGCTTCGCAGGAACTCGACGCCTCGTTGCGCGAGGACATCGGCGCCAGCGACGGGGGCACGCTGGTCGTCATCCAGGCGGCCGACGAGCAGGCCACGCTGCGCATTACCGAGGCCGCCGGCCAGCGGCTCGATGCGCTGGTCGACGAAGGCCAGCTGAGCGGCTACGAAACCGTCACCCGCATGCTGCCGAGCGCGGCCGCGCAGCAGGCGCGCATCGCCAGCCTGCCCGATGCTGCCACGCTGCGCGCGCGCGTGGCCGAGGCGACGCAGGGCATGCCGCTGGCACCCGATCGGCTCGAACCCTTCGTGGCCTCGGTGGACGCGGCGCGCAACCTGGCGCCCATCACCCGCGAAGAACTCGCCCAGGGGCCGCTGGCGCCCGTGGTGCGCGCGCTGATGTTCGAGCGGCCGGGCGGCGGCTGGGCGTCGCTGATCGCGCTGCACACGACCGATCGCTTCGACAAGGCCAAGCTGGTGGCGGCGCTGGCGCCGCTGCCGGAGGTTCAGGTGGTCGACATCGGCGCCGAACTGGGCAGCCTCTATGACCGCTACCTGCACGAGGCCTTCGTGCAGGTGCTGCTCGGTGCGCTGGCTGTCGTCGTGCTGCTGG
The sequence above is drawn from the Variovorax sp. J2L1-78 genome and encodes:
- a CDS encoding helicase HerA-like C-terminal domain-containing protein — protein: MADPLLIARHDATECFLLPNLTNRHGLITGATGTGKTVTLQTLAEQLSGIGVPVFMADVKGDLTGISQAGHIGDKLAATLKERGIEAPAPLACPVTLWDVFGEQGHPVRATISDMGPLLLGRMLDLNETQAGVLNLVFKVADDSGMLLLDLKDLRAMLQYVGENASQFTTEYGNISAASVGAIQRGLLQIEGQGGDKFFGEPMLNIQDFMQTVGGKGVINILTADKLMNSPRLYATFLLWMLSELFEQLPEIGDPDQPKLVFFFDEAHLLFNEAPKALVERIELVVRLVRSKGVGVFFVTQNPLDIPDSVLAQLGNRVQHALRAFTPRDQKAVKATATTMRQKPGLDIEAAITELAVGEALVSFLDAKGRPSVTERVFVLPPGSQLGPITPAQRQQLIADSLVAGVYEKTVDRESAYEKLKGRAESAPDAPAPTVGKAGAAKPGAPAEGGFLNDLLFGSTGPRGGKRDGLVQTMAKSAVRTVGTNVGKEILRGVLGGIFGAKKR
- a CDS encoding phosphopantetheine-binding protein; translated protein: MSSTTPTPLSADGSSAEQTPLELELATLLVESLNLEVAPAEVDPNAPLYGDGLGLDSIDILEVALEVSRRYGFQLRSDDERNQQIFQSLRTLATHVAANRTTA
- a CDS encoding LolA-related protein — translated: MKTRIEARVESGLRQARWALVALACAAAPAWAFDLHELMSLLAKQKQGEANFTEQRYVRGFDGPLAASGTLSFTAPDQLVRRTLSPRPETMAVDGNNLTLSRSGRSRSMTLDSMPELQGMVEAMRATLAGNTQVLQRYFTSTVGGSASDWTLDLAPIDARLASQVATLRLSGKAGEVLGVEMEFRGGDRSVMTISPKR
- a CDS encoding AMP-binding protein codes for the protein MSNDVPSHPLLATRDLDAPLAWRAGVPVSGRSFLADVSRQAERMPAAGPVLNLCNDRYAFAVALGAALLRGQASLLPPDARPETMARLTAEHGKLTAVTDEPSLETPGLERVMVEVGARAADAPCDVPVIDGHLHAVSLLTSGSTGVPQPHAKSWHTLVGDAAAAVARLAQLLGRPSLEGLTLVGTVPVQHSYGLESTALLALVGGAAFDSGRPFFPADIVAALAVVPRPRALVTTPFHLKTLLLAGVEIPPVDLILSATAPLSPQLAAQAEQATGGMLIEIYGSTESGQVATRRPTQSEVWDTFGEIRVTAQPGADGTEQFVFAGDFIPQPTPMADVLELLDDRRFRLFGRANDLVHVAGKRSSLGHLNYHLNSIPGVDDGAFWLPDDVSDGVVRPVAFVVAPTLGAGDVVAALRARLESVFVPRRVVHVPSLPREGTGKLTVRALREFALSQLAADDTPVQVTHEIPADHPVFAGHFPGQPLVPGALLVAEVMEVMRRVPAMAARLGAHPTLAAVKFLSPVRPGAAIDIALHPETGAARGVRFEVRCGDVVAASGRWTPSDTR
- a CDS encoding acyl-CoA synthetase, with amino-acid sequence MAEREAGLPGASDKRPGAAGWTQKPERSNMTALRVICWIALTCGRPLTRLILHPICLYFLLFDPTSRRHIKRYLRRAIGPRAGWADGYRLLHAFASTVLDRVYFLRGRIDLFEVTIQGNRPVEAEVFAGRGAFLLGAHVGSFEAMGACRQHSSDQGALPLAMLMFTDNAQRITAILEAISLPELRPHIIALGRPHSMLALRDWLDGGGLGGLLADRTLSDGDEMGQRGNNLTLSFLGHPAVFNDGPFRLAALLRRKVFFMAGLYLGGARYDVRFEPLADFSERVADVAERERRIRAAVEAYVARLEALCREHPYNWFNFHDFWLEDSH